In Nymphalis io chromosome 11, ilAglIoxx1.1, whole genome shotgun sequence, one genomic interval encodes:
- the LOC126771934 gene encoding carboxypeptidase B-like, translating into MKMWLWTVALLAVTTLTFCTPLINDLEPGKDWPKRGSVKQPQDEPEISEITTEVPSNTDFKETPVEFGDEIEEEIAILAKAAEVADTKVDYSGAQVWKVSTEKTGVRAILGRLRRRNLISTWSGNQTYLDVLVKPHAVQNVTKVMKRENITFDVIIDDLQKRINEENPPLDENEIELQDRRGHRMTWKQYHRLEDIHGFMDYLAKTYPKIISVNTIGKSYEGRDLKVLRISDGKPTNKAVFIDGGIHAREWISPATVTYLINQIAENFDEESDDIRNIDWYILPVVNPDGYEYTHVKDRLWRKNRKPTIGTRGCVGADLNRNFGYRWGGKGASSNPCSDIYRGVRAFSEPESKAVSEFIKNSAANFSAYLTYHSYGQYLLYPWGYDNAVPPDHKDLDIVGKSIASAIENTGGSKYSVGSSSGLLYPASGGSDDWAKAQGIKYAFTIELSDTGRYGFILPTSFIEPVARESLAGVRVLANQIHKL; encoded by the exons ATGAAGATGTGGTTGTGGACGGTCGCGCTCCTAGCGGTCACCACACTGACGTTCTGCACACCACTTATAAATGATCTTGAACCGGGAAAag attggCCGAAGCGTGGTTCAGTGAAACAGCCACAAGATGAGCCAGAAATTTCAGAGATCACAACAGAAGTACCATCAAATACTGATTTTAAAGAAACTCCAGTTGAATTTGGAGATGAAATCGAAGAAGAAATTGCAATACTTGCGAAAGCGGCTGAGGTTGCCGATACTAAAGTAGACTATTCGGGCGCACAGGTATGGAAAGTTTCTACGGAGAAAACTGGTGTTCGAGCAATTCTAGGAAGACTGCGTCGGAGAAACC TTATATCTACTTGGTCCGGTAACCAGACATACTTGGATGTATTAGTAAAACCACATGCAGTACAAAATGTGACAAAAGTAATGAAAAGAGAAAACATAACATTTGACGTTATAATTGACGACTTGCAAAAAAGAATTAACGAGGAAAATCCACCACTCGATGAGAATGAAATCGAGCTTCAGGACAGGCGAG GTCATCGTATGACGTGGAAACAATATCATAGACTCGAAGATATTCATGGTTTTATGGACTACCTAGCCAAAACATACCCAAAAATTATCAGCGTTAATACTATCGGCAAGTCTTATGAAGGAAGAGATCTCAAG GTGTTACGTATATCTGATGGGAAACCGACAAATAAGGCGGTGTTCATTGATGGAGGAATTCATGCGCGTGAATGGATAAGTCCAGCTACCGTtacgtatttaattaatcaaattgcTGAGAACTTTGATGAAGAGTCTGATGACATTAGGAACATTGATTG gtATATCCTTCCGGTTGTCAACCCCGATGGATATGAATACACGCATGTTAAAGATCGCTTATGGCGGAAAAATAGAAAACCAACTATTGGAACAAGGGGATGTGTCGGCGCCGATCTCAACAGAAACTTCgg TTATCGCTGGGGCGGAAAAGGGGCATCTAGTAATCCTTGCAGTGACATTTATAGGGGTGTCAGAGCTTTCTCAGAACCTGAATCAAAGGCTGTCTCA gaATTCATCAAAAACAGTGCCGCTAATTTCTCAGCATATTTGACATACCACAGCTACGGGCAATACCTACTTTATCCATGGGGCTATGACAATGCTGTCCCCCCAGATCACAAAGACTTGGATATTGTGGGAAAAAGCATAGCCtca GCTATTGAAAATACAGGAGGTTCAAAATATTCAGTAGGGTCATCCAGTGGACTTCTATATCCTGCATCCGGGGGCTCAGATGATTGGGCTAAAGCTCAAGGAATAAAATATGCTTTTACAATTGAACTGAGTGACACAGGCCGATATGGTTTCATCTTACCTACATCCTTTATTGAACCTGTTGCCCGAGAATCCCTAGCTGGAGTAAGAGTGCTTGCCAATCAAATTCATAAGCTCTAA
- the LOC126771958 gene encoding pre-mRNA-splicing regulator female-lethal(2)D, giving the protein MSEESERHGESASDGVSGSGVTNVARVLLTSLQLDTATAESLRASWRTQDLYIDHLETLNKQLEGSLEKAKEVEDRIKQQYAESQHREKILVRRLAAKEQEIQDYVSQITELKSSHASLNGRPSLLDPAVNMLILRLKQELTSTKARLEETQNELSAWKFTPDSNTGKKLMAKCRLLHQENEDLGRMTSSGRIAKLEGDLALQKSFSEEVKKSQSELDEFLQELDEDVEGMQSTVLFLQQELRATHATVNGNRPSTPADKRTYSGSDCSDPPVGKRRRASVLSLDYNEDEEPLTVTNGEAE; this is encoded by the exons ATGTCCGAAGAGTCGGAACGTCACGGGGAGTCGGCGAGTGACGGCGTCTCCGGCAGCGGCGTCACAAACGTGGCGCGCGTGTTGTTGACCTCGCTTCAGCTCGACACCGCAACCGCGGAGTCACTGCGCGCCTCGTGGAGAACCCAGGACTTGTACATTGATCACCTCGAAACATTGAACAAACAGTTGGAAG GAAGCTTGGAAAAGGCGAAAGAGGTAGAAGATAGGATAAAACAACAGTATGCTGAATCACAACATAGAGAAAAGATTCTTGTCAGAAGGCTTGCGGCAAAAGAACAAGAAATACAAGATTATGTA agTCAAATTACTGAATTAAAATCATCACATGCAAGTCTCAATGGAAGACCATCACTCTTAGATCCAGCTGTAAATATGCTAATATTGAGATTAAAACAGGAATTAACATCAACTAAAGCAAGACTCGAGGAAACACAAAATGAACTATCAGCGTGGAAGTTCACACCTGACTCTAATACAGGAAAAAAGCTTATGGCAAAATGCAGATTGCTACATCAAGAGAATGAGGACTTGGGACGAATGACATCAAGTGGTCGGATAGCAAAGTTAGAGGGTGATCTAGCATTACAAAAGAGTTTTAGTGAGGAAGTTAAGAAATCACAATCAG AGTTGGACGAGTTTCTACAGGAATTAGATGAAGATGTAGAGGGTATGCAGAGTACAGTGCTATTCCTGCAACAGGAGTTACGTGCGACACATGCCACTGTGAATGGCAATAGGCCATCTACACCCGCTGACAAACGGACTTATTCGGGCAGTGATTGTAGCGACCCGCCAGTGGGTAAGCGGAGACGGGCCTCAGTCCTGTCCCTGGACTACAACGAGGACGAGGAACCGCTCACAGTGACCAACGGTGAGGCTGAATAG
- the LOC126771926 gene encoding centrosomal protein of 162 kDa, with product MAESDMFTHELICNDNSTKEFLLHEKTCEAYKDSDDEIKMIFKEIKKLSVSKNKDTEIGEDVEDVDLILKRAEDIAHETENILKSSPVATVVNGIRPYIDSGNIPQIKVTKPSDKEIRIGEYKTLFNEKNNQNTKQGSKEVNEIRRKPKLRPFSAGVIDTKKKEAAKVAKFTSNTPKKITNCKHESLVEELKDTNERIKSLELLNVQLTDDNKILRKKLDQVNEEKYVASLKVTECEKFVHRLSKEYENRNSELQTSKRNETNLMNELNKERNERKNIAIQRDKDAVVIQDLQRQVKEMEMILKRKHPDSVSALIVASKTSSIEDNKKKLLEERISRLEQELKDKENHFQSILLTLQEKFGDMKQKYEKHIIDVERQLMEDRKLNNDLKIKINKGNSIDASVQTIPRYQHTVSTQTFIKTDRATSAVSRLTQNSALIFNKLKEDSYLVATIKGLQAELTVKQRTISKINRETEELKKNLRNSQKEKEVLMNLNPQKKIVCKPAKSAENILARVNSEMEAELSEIRKQKENLMQERAGLFASLKRSNEDLILLKKKRIQDLHTLQLAHEKELMQMNMQLYPLQEEIKLLNRTVEILQDRVRAAEDKVLRNQSDIKNDPQAGGDNPLCKNNNR from the exons atggcaGAATCAGATATGTTTACTCATGAATTGATTTGTAACGATAACAGTACAAAGGAGTTTTTGCTTCATGAGAAAACTTGCGAAGCATATAAGGATAGTGACGATGagattaaaatgatatttaaagaaattaaaaaactcTCGGTTTCTAAAAATAAGGATACAGAAATCGGCGAAGATGTTGAGGATGTggacttaattttaaaaagggcAGAGGATATTGCCCATGagactgaaaatattttaaaaagtagccCTGTAGCGACGGTGGTGAATGGCATTCGTCCTTATATCGATTCCGGTAACATACCACAAATAAAAGTTACCAAGCCTAGTGATAAAGAAATCCGCATAGGAGAGtataaaacactttttaatgAAAAG AATAACCAAAATACAAAACAGGGGAGTAAAGAGGTAAACGAAATTCGACGTAAACCAAAGCTAAGACCTTTCTCTGCTGGCGTCATCGATACGAAGAAAAAAGAGGCCGCGAAAGTAGCGAAATTTACATCAAACACACCGAAAAAAATTACGAATTGTAAACACGAGTCCTTAGTAGAAGAATTAAAGGACACGAATGAAAGAATAAAAAGTTTAGAGTTGCTTAATGTTCAATTAACAGacgacaataaaatattacgtaaaaaaTTAGACCAGGTAAATGAAGAAAAATATGTAGCCTCATTAAAAGTTACTGAATGTGAGAAATTTGTTCATCGATTGTCAAAAGAATATGAAAATAGAAATTCGGAACTTCAAACTTCTAAGCGAAATGAGACaaatttaatgaatgaattgaataaagaaagaaatgaaagaaaaaatatagcaatacaGCGTGATAAGGATGCAGTTGTTATTCAAGATCTGCAAAGACAAGTGAAGGAGATGGAAATGATACTGAAAAGAAAACATCCCGATTCAGTATCGGCTTTGATAG tcGCTTCAAAAACATCGTCAATTGAAGACAATAAGAAGAAATTATTAGAAGAACGTATTTCAAGGTTAGAACAGGAACTTAAAGACAAGGAGAATCATTTTCAGAGCATACTGTTAACTTTACAAGAAAAATTTGGCGATATGAAGCAAAAGTATGAAAAACATATAATCGACGTAGAACGTCAGTTGATGGAAGatcgtaaattaaataatgatttaaagataaaaataaataaaggtaattCAATTGATGCGTCCGTTCAAACAATCCCACGATATCAACACACTGTATCCACGCAAACATTCATTAAAACCGATCGAGCTACTTCAGCGGTGAGTCGATTGACACAAAATTCCgcattgatatttaataaattaaaagaggaTAGCTATTTGGTAGCAACAATAAAAGGACTACAAGCTGAACTAACTGTCAAACAACGTACTATTTCTAAGATCAATCGAGAAACAGAAGAGCTTAAGAAGAATTTACGGAATTCACAAAAGGAAAAGGAAG tTTTAATGAACTTGAATCCCCAAAAGAAAATAGTTTGTAAGCCAGCGAAGTCAGCTGAAAATATATTGGCAAGAGTGAATAGTGAAATGGAAGCGGAGTTAAGTGAGATTAGGAAGCAGAAAGAAAACCTTATGCAAGAAAGGGCAGGATTATTTGCATCGCTTAAACGCTCAAACGAAGATTTGATATTGCTTAAAAAGAAAAGGATTCAAGAT CTCCATACTCTTCAATTGGCCCATGAAAAGGAACTGATGCAGATGAATATGCAATTGTATCCGCTACAAGAAGAAATCAAGCTACTCAATCGAACTGTTGAAATTCTTCAGGATCGAGTGAGGGCCGCAGAAGATAAAGTTCTTAGGAATCAAAGTGATATTAAAAACGACCCACAGGCCGGTGGAGATAACCCACTGTGTAAGAATAATAATCGTTGA